Proteins co-encoded in one Desulfitobacterium hafniense DCB-2 genomic window:
- a CDS encoding SHOCT domain-containing protein has product MRRVRVKPSKSQSFVGMIGGAVFVIIGFSIIPMMGMFGIFWTIMAMAIAGMHAYNYFTDKGVASWEIDVEPNHQGINREEDFEAKLRKLNRLKEDGLITDSEFAKKRADIMKSEW; this is encoded by the coding sequence GTGAGAAGAGTGCGTGTTAAACCGAGTAAATCTCAGTCTTTTGTTGGGATGATCGGTGGGGCCGTTTTTGTTATTATCGGATTTAGTATTATACCCATGATGGGGATGTTCGGTATTTTTTGGACCATAATGGCGATGGCTATAGCAGGAATGCATGCTTATAATTACTTTACTGATAAAGGTGTAGCTTCTTGGGAGATAGATGTAGAGCCTAATCATCAAGGTATTAATAGGGAAGAGGATTTTGAGGCAAAGCTACGCAAGCTTAATAGGCTTAAAGAGGACGGATTAATCACAGATTCTGAATTTGCAAAGAAACGTGCTGATATCATGAAGTCGGAATGGTAA
- a CDS encoding molybdenum cofactor biosynthesis protein MoaE has product MINGKMKKTPPSIDEWLKEAKADPAAVQEGMFLVHNGVVRQTPKAKVRQGIDDGSMVKGMEFAYDAAKVDEVIAETYKMDGIFHVRVWLNEGQLELGDDIMVVLIGGDIRPHVVDALQYLVGRIKNECVTEIERK; this is encoded by the coding sequence ATGATTAATGGAAAAATGAAAAAAACGCCGCCATCGATTGATGAGTGGCTCAAAGAGGCAAAAGCTGATCCGGCGGCAGTACAGGAGGGAATGTTTCTGGTTCATAATGGCGTTGTGCGTCAAACGCCTAAGGCAAAAGTGCGCCAGGGAATTGATGACGGGTCCATGGTAAAAGGCATGGAATTCGCTTATGATGCGGCAAAGGTTGATGAAGTAATTGCGGAAACTTATAAGATGGACGGGATTTTCCATGTCAGGGTTTGGCTTAATGAAGGTCAGCTTGAGCTGGGTGATGATATCATGGTTGTCCTGATAGGAGGAGATATCAGGCCTCATGTGGTGGATGCTCTCCAATATCTGGTGGGAAGGATCAAAAACGAATGCGTTACCGAAATTGAGCGGAAGTAG
- a CDS encoding EFR1 family ferrodoxin (N-terminal region resembles flavodoxins. C-terminal ferrodoxin region binds two 4Fe-4S clusters.), which produces MDYKSLLINFMSGTGNSFRAAAWMTKMGKQRGIRSELYPIARCREESDVDKGSGELLGVVFPTHGFTAPWHVIRYALRLPLGRGKHAFVVATRAGSRIASIPFPGMEGTAGYLIALILILKGYSVRGVMGLDMPSNWIALHWGLNSVNSGFIIDRAKAKADAFINSILEGKKGFRGIVPLILGLMLSPVSLGYLIIGRFFLSKLFFASGDCTGCGLCAESCPVKAIKMVGNNKPRPYWTFACESCMRCMGYCPNQAVEVSHPFAVILYFLATLPVSVYILNELGESAPMGPYLFVVSALLNYSYILFVFFIANLVLFLLIQIPLLNKLCTYTTLTHIYRRYHEPDTKLGDMLKKQV; this is translated from the coding sequence ATGGATTATAAATCCCTGTTAATAAACTTTATGAGCGGAACAGGAAACTCCTTCAGAGCCGCCGCATGGATGACGAAAATGGGTAAGCAAAGAGGGATAAGGTCGGAGCTGTATCCGATCGCCAGATGCCGGGAGGAGTCTGATGTGGATAAAGGCTCCGGTGAGCTGTTGGGAGTGGTGTTTCCCACCCATGGATTTACAGCACCTTGGCATGTGATTAGGTACGCGCTGCGTCTGCCTTTGGGAAGGGGAAAACATGCTTTTGTGGTGGCCACAAGAGCCGGGAGTAGAATCGCTTCTATTCCGTTTCCCGGAATGGAGGGGACTGCGGGTTATCTTATTGCCCTTATACTGATTTTGAAGGGATACAGTGTTCGGGGAGTTATGGGGCTTGATATGCCATCCAACTGGATAGCATTGCACTGGGGGCTGAATTCTGTTAATTCCGGATTCATCATTGATAGGGCAAAGGCTAAGGCGGATGCTTTCATAAACAGCATTTTAGAAGGTAAGAAAGGGTTTAGAGGGATTGTCCCCCTCATCCTGGGCCTGATGCTGAGTCCCGTTTCTTTGGGCTATCTGATTATAGGGCGTTTTTTTCTGTCGAAACTGTTTTTTGCCTCCGGGGATTGTACGGGTTGTGGTTTGTGTGCTGAAAGCTGTCCGGTTAAGGCTATAAAAATGGTGGGGAATAACAAACCCCGACCATATTGGACATTTGCTTGTGAAAGCTGCATGAGATGCATGGGCTATTGTCCTAACCAAGCCGTTGAAGTGAGCCACCCCTTTGCCGTTATCTTGTATTTTTTGGCGACACTGCCGGTATCCGTCTATATATTAAATGAACTAGGTGAATCCGCGCCCATGGGACCCTATTTGTTTGTTGTGAGTGCTCTGCTTAATTATAGTTACATCTTGTTTGTGTTTTTTATAGCCAACCTTGTTCTTTTTTTGCTTATTCAAATTCCTCTGCTTAATAAGCTTTGCACCTACACGACATTGACCCATATTTACCGCCGGTATCATGAGCCTGATACAAAATTAGGGGATATGCTCAAAAAACAAGTCTAG
- a CDS encoding NUDIX hydrolase: protein MTELWDIYDKNRTLTGRTMERGSQFAKGDYHLVIHVCIFNSKNELLIQKRQPWKKGWPNMWDITVGGSALAGETSAEAAERETFEEIGYKIDLSAERPFFTVNFERGFDDYYLVERDIDINGLCLQYEEVQCVKWASKDEIMQLIEEGQFIGYWFMEQLFDIRKHRAGYRFTG, encoded by the coding sequence ATGACAGAACTATGGGATATCTACGATAAAAACAGAACTTTAACCGGGAGAACAATGGAACGGGGAAGCCAATTTGCTAAAGGCGATTATCATCTGGTTATTCATGTTTGTATCTTCAACTCAAAAAACGAACTGTTGATTCAAAAACGGCAACCCTGGAAAAAGGGATGGCCTAATATGTGGGATATCACTGTCGGGGGAAGTGCTTTGGCCGGTGAAACCAGTGCGGAAGCCGCCGAAAGAGAAACCTTTGAAGAAATAGGCTATAAAATTGATTTGTCCGCTGAACGCCCATTTTTCACCGTGAATTTTGAAAGAGGCTTTGATGACTATTACCTCGTTGAGAGAGATATCGACATCAATGGCTTATGCTTGCAATATGAAGAAGTTCAATGTGTGAAATGGGCAAGTAAGGATGAAATCATGCAGCTTATTGAAGAAGGTCAATTCATTGGTTATTGGTTTATGGAACAGCTTTTTGACATTCGGAAACACAGAGCCGGATATCGCTTTACGGGATGA
- a CDS encoding C39 family peptidase, with the protein MRYLKKMNLFKKIVLFLLSTVIAFNIALQLVLTLSGAGLTVLDIYAQTLPREDTKAINYSPGYFMETKSYFEKQEKGQCAGFSSAYVLRVLGEEISGRDNYQELGHKFSNGYVMPQALIDIFEKYNYQVNMFSGNLEQLKTRLNQGKPVIVLIGHFVSWQHYVTVVGYDEDTIFLYDSNMDTDNSRGYNRTMTNEEFLSQWKNEIPFFEQIYFVVEQ; encoded by the coding sequence TTGAGATACTTAAAAAAGATGAATCTATTCAAGAAAATCGTACTTTTTTTACTTAGTACGGTGATCGCATTCAACATTGCACTTCAATTAGTTTTAACACTGAGCGGAGCTGGATTAACGGTTTTAGATATTTATGCTCAAACCTTGCCCCGGGAAGATACGAAAGCCATAAACTACAGCCCTGGGTATTTCATGGAAACAAAGAGCTATTTCGAAAAACAGGAAAAGGGGCAATGTGCCGGCTTTTCTTCTGCTTATGTTCTTAGAGTTTTGGGCGAAGAAATAAGCGGGAGGGACAATTATCAAGAACTTGGGCACAAATTTTCCAATGGGTATGTAATGCCCCAAGCACTAATAGACATTTTTGAGAAATATAATTATCAAGTGAACATGTTTAGTGGGAATCTGGAACAGCTGAAAACACGGCTAAATCAGGGAAAGCCGGTTATTGTGTTAATAGGACATTTTGTCAGCTGGCAACACTATGTAACGGTTGTCGGATACGATGAAGACACTATTTTTCTCTATGATTCAAATATGGATACTGATAATTCCAGAGGGTATAACAGAACAATGACCAATGAGGAATTCTTATCTCAGTGGAAAAATGAAATACCTTTTTTTGAACAAATTTACTTTGTAGTGGAGCAGTAG
- a CDS encoding class I SAM-dependent methyltransferase — MDKTERTIETYDLHASLYEEKFMNFPGYAKRIQSFGRILAAGAKVLDLGCGPGNVAKQLVELDKEFEVLGIDLSSEMIRHAKVNVISPCVEFRVGDIRNMDLEENAFDAVIASFCLPHLTDEEAGTFIQDISKVLREGGLLYLSCMEGCRSGFETTSFSSNDFIFFNYYSEEFISNVLCTNGLKINEVQRDEYLESDGSKTNDMFFLAKKQCVTGDGPEHI; from the coding sequence GTGGACAAAACAGAGCGGACTATCGAAACATACGACTTACATGCTAGTTTGTATGAGGAAAAGTTTATGAATTTTCCTGGGTATGCTAAGAGAATTCAATCCTTTGGCAGAATTTTAGCGGCTGGAGCAAAAGTCCTTGACCTTGGGTGTGGTCCTGGAAATGTAGCCAAGCAATTGGTTGAATTGGATAAGGAATTCGAGGTTTTAGGGATAGATCTTTCCAGTGAAATGATCAGGCATGCAAAGGTAAATGTAATTTCCCCCTGCGTCGAGTTTAGGGTAGGAGATATTAGGAATATGGATTTAGAGGAAAATGCCTTCGACGCAGTAATAGCATCCTTTTGCTTACCGCACTTAACAGATGAGGAAGCTGGGACGTTTATCCAAGATATTAGCAAAGTATTACGTGAAGGGGGGCTATTGTACCTAAGTTGTATGGAAGGCTGCAGATCTGGTTTCGAGACGACAAGTTTTAGTTCGAATGATTTTATATTTTTTAATTACTATTCGGAAGAGTTCATATCGAATGTATTATGTACGAACGGTTTAAAGATTAATGAAGTTCAACGTGATGAATATCTTGAAAGTGATGGAAGCAAAACGAACGATATGTTTTTTCTTGCAAAGAAGCAGTGTGTAACAGGCGACGGCCCAGAACATATTTGA